The region TCTTGAGACAGCCGATGGCGGCCTGCATTGGCAGCCAAGCAGTGAAACCTTGCCGGACGCTGAAGGCTGGCACCTGTATCAACACGTATTGCAAGCCGGCGGGCCTGATTATCTGGTTGGTGAGAAGGGCAGCCTTTACCGCCGAGATGGCGTTGGGCACTGGGAGCCGCTGGAGAGTCCCTACGACGGGACCTTCTTCGGCGGTTTGGCATCGCGCCACCATGGACTGCTGGTGTTCGGCCTGCAGGGCAACCTATGGCGCAGTGTCGATAGTGGCATCTCGTGGCAGCGTGTAGCACTGCCGATTCGCAGCGGTATCAACAGCGGTCTGCTGCTGGAGCGCGGCCGGGTGGCGCTGGTGGGGAACGCCGGAGTGCTGCTGGAGAGCCGTGATGAAGGCCGCAGTTTCACGCTACGTCACCTGCCGGGGCGGCCGAATCTGTCGGCCGTGCTGGCGCGGCGTGATGGCGGCTATTTGGTCGCTGGAGTGGGCGGTATCCACATTGTTGCAGCACAGGAGTCGCAACCATGAGCCAAGGCTTTTCACAGACGCTGGCGCAGCGGCTGTTTGCAGTGCGGGCGCCGCTGCTGGTGGTGTTCACGCTGCTGACGCTGCTGCTGGGTTGGCAGGCGATCGGCATCAAGGTCAACACGGATGTGCGCAAGATGGTGCCGCTGGCCCATCCCTATATCCAGAACTTCCTCGCTCACCGTGAGGACGTGTCGCTCGGCAATGACATTCGTGTGATCGTGGCCGAAGTAGAACAGGACGACATTTTTAACGACACCTACCTGCAAGCATTGTCTGAAATCACGGACGATATTTTTTCATTGCAAGGGGTGGATCCCTCTCGCATCAGCTCGCTGTGGACACCCAACGTGCGCTGGGCGGAAGTCACTGAAGATGGCTTTGAAGGCGGCGAGATCGTGCCGCCGGATTACGACGGCTCTCCGCAGAGTCTGGAAGACCTGCGCACCAACGTGCTGCGCTCGCGCTATGTCGGCAGCCTGGTGGCTGACGACTTCCGCTCCACCATCATCCACGCTCACTTGATGGACGTGCTGGCGGCAGACTCAGATGTGGATATTCCCACGTTGTCGCGGGCGCTGGACGAGATCCGTGAACGCTATCAAGCGCAGTACCCCTCGGTGCGGGTGCATATTGTCGGCGCGGCCAAAATGGCCGGCGATGTGATGTCAGCGGCTGCGGATGTGGCGCGGTTGTTCTTCGTCACGCTGTTGGTGACAGCGATCCTGTTGCTGATCGACACCCGCAGTCTGCGTGCCTCACTGGTGGTGGTGCTGTGTTCGTTTGTGGCGGTGTTCTGGCAGCTCGGCTTGGTGCGGCTGCTGGGGTTCACTATTGATCCCTATTCGATGCTGGTGCCGTTCTTGGTATTCGCCATTGCCGTCAGCCACGGCGTGCAGATGATCAACCAGATGATCCACCGCAGCAGCGATGGGCTGGCGCCACTGGCTGCGGCCCGTGGCACCTTTGCGGCGCTAGCGGTGCCGGGTATCGTCGCACTGGTCAGTGATGGCCTCGGGCTGCTGACGCTGTACGTGATCGACATCGGTGTGATCCGCGAGTTGGCGATTGCTACTAGTGTCGGGGTGGGCGTGATCATCCTCACCAACCTGGTGATAGTGCCGCTGGTGCTGTCGTACGTCGGTGTCGGGCAGCGGGCGGTGCAGCGGGCGCAGAAGCGTCGCAACAGTGCCCATGGGCTGGCCAGTTTCTTCGCCCGCTTTACCCGCACGCCGTGGGCGCTGGCATCCATCTTGGTGGCTGGGCTGCTGTATGCCGGTGGCCTCTATGTGGCGCGCGATGCGCAGATCGGTGACTTGGAAAAAGGGGCGCCGGAACTGTGGGCAGATCCTTGCGATAGCCAAGATTGCCCCCGTGGTTACGTGCCGGAGCGGCGTTACCAGTACAACCACGACGTCAATCAGCTGGTCAATCATTACAGCGTCAGTGCTGACGTGTTGGTGGTGATCGGCGTGACGCCGCCGGAGCAGTGCAACAGCTACCGCGCCATGCAGCGAGTTGATGACCTGGCTGCCCACTTGTTGCAACTACCGGGAGTGCAAGATGTCACCACCATTGCCTCCACCGCGAAACTGATCAGTGCCAACACCAACGAGGGCAACTTGAAGTGGGCGACCATCGCCCGTGACCAGCTGGCACTGAACAACGCCATGATGTTCATGCCGGATGCGCTGTACAACATGGACTGCAGTGTCACGCCACTGTACGTGTTCCTCGATGATCACCGTGCCGGCACTCTGCAATCGGTGACCGCTGCGGTGGCCGGTTACGCGGCCCAGCACAATGATCCGCAAGTCATCGAGTTCAAGCTGGCATCCGGCAACGCTGGCGTGGAAGCCGCCACCAACGAGACCATCGCGGCCAGTCAGTACCCGATGCTGCTTCTGGTGTACGGGGTGGTGATCCTGTTCTGCCTGATCGGATTCCGTGACTGGCGGGCAGTGGTGTGTGTGATTGTTCCGCTGGGGCTGACGTCAGTGCTGTGCCAAGCGTTAATGGTGTGGCTGAATATCGGCGTGAAGGTGGCGACATTGCCGGTGGTGGCACTGGGGGTCGGCATCGGGGTCGATTACGGCATCTACATCTATAGCCGCCTGGCCGGCTTCTTGCGTGAAGGGCAGCCGCTCGAGGAAGCCTACCGCAACACCCTGCAAACCACGGGCAAGGCGGTGGCGTTCACCGGTATCGCGCTGGCGGTCGGGGTGGTGTTCTGGAGTTTCTCCTCGATCAAATTCCAGGCCGACATGGGCATCCTGTTGACCTTCATGTTCTTGCTTAACATGATCGGCGCCCTCTGGTTACTGCCGGCGCTGGCGCGCTTCCTGCTCAAGCGCCAGCCGGGCTAACCGCCCCTCGCTCGGACTGGGCGCCCCGGCAGTGATGCCGGGGCGTTCTTGTTTATAATGCGTGCCACCTTTGATCCTTGGAGCCTGATTCATGCTGTACCGCGTCGCCCGTCCGTTGCTGTTCGCGTTGCCGGAAGAGACCGTGCATGACCTTACCTTGACCCTGTTGCGCCAAGGCGGCGGCCGCTTGTTGGCCCCGGCGGTGGCGGACAAGCCGGTGCAGGTGATGGGGCTGCGGTTCCCCAATCCGGTCGGCTTGGCAGCCGGTCTCGACAAGAACGGCGATTGCATTGATGGCTTGGCAGCACTGGGCTTCGGCTTTATCGAGGTCGGCACCGTGACGCCGCGCGCGCAGGCCGGCAATCCGAAGCCGCGGCTGTTCCGGTTGCCGGAAGCGCAGGCACTGATCAACCGCATGGGTTTCAACAACAAAGGCGTCGACTATCTACTGGCGGCGGTGCGCCGGCGCCGGTTTGACGGCGTGCTCGGCATCAATATCGGCAAAAATGCTAGCACGCCGGTGGAGCAAGCGGTGGACGACTATCTATATTGCCTGGAGCGGGTCCATGCCGAAGCCAGCTATGTCGTGGTGAACGTGTCCTCGCCGAATACCGCTGGGCTGCGAGCTTTGCAACACGGCGATGCACTGGAGCGGTTGCTGGAAACCCTGCGTGCACGGCAGACCGAACTGGACCAACGCAGCGGCCGCCGTGTGCCGCTGGTGATCAAGATAGCTCCTGACAACGATGCCGATACCCTCGGCGCGATGGCAGAGGCTTTCGTGCGCCATGGCATGGACGGCGTCATCGTCAGCAACACCACCATCGAACGACCGCAGGTTGGCCACCTGGCGCGCGGCAAAGAGCAGGGCGGTCTTAGTGGGGCGCCGCTGAAACCGTTGGCAGACCAGGCGCTATCTACGGTGGTATCGGCGCTCAATGGCGCGCTGCCGGTGATTGGCGTCGGCGGTATCCAGAGCGGCACCGACGCGGCGGACAAGCAGCAGCGCGGCGCGGCGTTGGTGCAGCTTTACTCCGGCCTGATCTATCAGGGGCCGGCGCTGATCAAAGATGCGGTGGACGGCTGGCGCTGAACAACGCGCATTAAAAAGGGCCCTGGAGGGGCCCTGGACGGCGCCGAAGCGCTTCAGATGGAACTTGGCAGGTTGTTCAAAACAGTCGGCTCTCCTCTGTGGGATCGGACTATTCGATTCGGGTCTCCTGTTCCGGAATCACACTTTCAGATGTTGAATGCTGGCAATACCGCGGTAGCCATGGAGATGATCGGTGCGGCCTTCGCGCCACCCGTTGATCCAGCTTGCTCGGTGGTCAAGGGCATCGAATGGACACAGATCCTGGGACTTTCCTGATAATCCGGCGTGGTAACCTCGGGAGAAGGCACGGCTGACCCGATCTCGTTTCTGTCTCTTCATGTCTACGATTCTCCTGGATGGATATCGGCTGCTTGGGCGCAAGTCATAGGTACTTGCGCATCATTCGTGATGAAAGCTCCTGTGTAGTGGATACTTCAGCGGCGGGGGCTGGTGGCCGCCAGCCGCTGAGAATTTAGAGGGCTGGTTTGGCAAAAGTTCACAACCCTGTCACCGACTCTGCATGCTTTCGTGCTGGCGTGCAAGGGCCGCTGGGGCGCCCGTTCCGAATCATGTTTTAAAGCATAAGTGGTTGATTATTATCAATGGTCGCTCTGCTGTCCTGATCTGACCGGGCGCCTCTTGCCGGTATCGCGGGGTTACTTTCCGGAACAATCCGGCTTGAGTTGGGCGTCAGAGATAGCAACGCAGCGGGGCAGCAACGCCAATCCTGCCGCGCAAAACGAGATTGCCGCGCCGGCTTTGTTTACACTGCGCGCCCACTTTCCCAGAAGGACTGCCGCCATGAGCTTCATCGTCACCTGCATGCCGGGTCTGGCTTCACTGCTGGCCCAGGAGCTGATGCGCTTGGGTGTGCCGTCGACGCCGGAGGGGTTGGCCGCAGTGCGTCTGGACGCCGCCGAATCTGATCAACAGATGCGCGATGCCTTGACGGTATGTCTGTGGTCACGGCTGGCGGAGCGGGTGCTGTACCCGCTGGCAATCCACGAGGGCGCGCCCGACGAGGCGCCGGAGTTGCTTGCCGCCGCTATCGACTGGCCGCAGCAGCTCGGCGTCGGCGGCCAAGTGCACTTGAAGGTGGACCATGAGCGCGGCCTGCGCGGTGATACCCGCGTCACCCGCAACCGCTTCCTGCGCTGCTTGCCGCCCAATGCTCGCTCCTGTGAACACAGCCAAGGCAGTCTGTGTCTGCATTTGGCGCTCGGTGCAGAGCGCAGTGAAATTCGTGTCGACCTCAGCGGTGAGCCGTTGCAGCGCCGTGGTTACCGACTCGATGGTGGTGCCGCACCGCTGCGGGAAACCTTGGCGGCTGCGGTGCTGGAGGCGGCGGAGTGGCCGGCACGGGTGCAGGCTGAAGAGCCGGCGCGGTTGGTGGATCCGTTCTGCGGCTCTGGCACCTTGCTGCTGGAAGCCGCGGCGTTAGCGCTGAACATCGCACCGGGGCTCGGGCGCACCGAGTTTGGCTTGCTGCATTGGGCGCCGGTGCCGCAAGCAGAGTGGCAAACACTGCGTCAGCAGGCGCAGGATGCCCGCCGCAGTGCACCGGCGGGTCTGTCGCTGAAAGGCTTTGACGCTGACGCAAGCGCCTTGGCGGCCGCCCATGCCAACGCGGCGCGAGCTGGGCTCGGTGCTTTGATTCACTTTGAGCGCCGCGAGCTGGGTGCATTGCGGCGGCGTGACTTCATTGCCCGTGACGCCGTTGGCACAGGGTTGGTGGTGACCAACCCGCCGTGGGGCGAGCGGTTGGAAGAGCAAGAGCGGGCCGGTTGGTTGTGCCAGGCGCTGGGCCAGGTGATGCTGCGCTGCGTTCCTGACTGGACGGCGCTGGTGATTGCCAGCAAGGCGGAGATGCTCGACCGCAGCGGCATGGAGGCGGACGCGCATTGGAAAGTGCGCAACGGCCCGTTAACGGTTTACTTGCGCCGCATGCGCCCGGTGCGCCGGCCGCTGCCGGCACCGTTGCAGGTGATCGGCGAGCTGGCGTTCGAGCCGCCGGAACAGGCGGTGGCGCTGGTGAATCGGTTGCGCAAGAACAGCCGCCAACTGCGCAAATGGCTGGATCAGTCTGGGGTGCAGGCCTACCGGCTTTACGATCGCGATTTGCCGGAATTCAACTTCTCCATCGACATCTACGGCGACAAAGTGCTGTTGCAGGAATATGCGCCGCCGAAGTCGGTGGATGAAGCCGCAGCGGCGCAACGCCGCACTTGGGCGGTCACTGCGGTGCGGGCAGCGCTGGGGGCTCACCGTGAGCAAGTGTTCCTGCGCACCCGCGCTCAGCAGCGCGGCCGTGGCCAGTATCAGAAACTCGATCAAGCCAACGATTACGAAGTGGTCCAAGAAGGCAATGTACGGTTGCTGGTGAACCTGCGCGATTACCTCGACAGCGGTCTGTTCCTGGACCACCGCCCGATGCGGCTGCGCTTGGGTGAAGAGGCTGCCGGGGCGCGCTTCCTCAACTTGTTTGGTTATACCGGCGCGGCCACGCTACATGCTGCCGCTGGCGGCGCGCGCAGCACCGTGACCGTGGATGCTTCACGCAAGTATCTGGACTGGGCTGGCTGCAACCTGGCGCTGAACGGTTTTGGCTCAGTGCAGCATCAATTGGTGCGTGCCGATGTGCGCCAGTGGGTGGCAGAAAATCACCATGAGTTCGATCTGATTTTCTGTGACCCGCCGACCTTCTCCAACAACAAGAGCCGCGACGATTTCGTGGTGCAGCGCGATCATGCCGAGCTGATTCGCAACTTGATGAAGCACTTGGCCCCGGGCGGCGCGTTGTACTTCTCTTGCAACTTCCGCCGCTTCGAAATGGACGCGGAGATCAGCCGCTGGTATCAGGTTGAAGACATCAGTCGTTGGAGCATCCCGCCGGATTTCCAGCGCAACGAGCGCATTCACTATTGCTTCCGGATCAGCCATGGAGATTGAGCTGCTCACTACTCTGGGCTGCCATCTGTGCGAACGGGCCGAGCAATTGGTGCTGCAAGCTTGGCCGCAGGCGACGCTGGTGCGGATCGACATTGCCGAAGATGACGCACTGATCGCCGACTACGGCGAGCGCATACCGGTACTGCGTTACCAAGGGCATGAGCTGGCGTGGCCGTTCGGATTACTGGATGTGCGCGAGCGCTTGGTTCAGCGCTGACTCGTCGATGCCGAACAGCGCCACGCTGTTGGCGTAGCTGCAGGCCGCCACCTGGGCACTGCTCTGGTGGCGGTGGCGCGCCACTTCTGCCACCACCCAAGGCAACAGTGCCGGCTCGTTGCGGCCGCGTTGCGGTGGCTTGTCGGTGAGAGTGCGCGGCAGCAGGTAGGGTGCGTCGGTTTCTACCAACAAGCGCGCGTCGGGAATGTTATGCACGATCTGCTGCAACGCCTGGCCACGCCGCTCATCGCAAATCCAACCGGTGATGCCGATGTGGCAATCGAGATCGAGATAAGCAAATAGTGCCTCGCGACTGCCCGTGAAGCAGTGCACTACGGCGCCGCTGAGGTGGTCGCGGAAATCGCGCAGGATCGGCAGAAAGCGTTCGTGGGCATCCCGCTCATGCAAGAACACAGGTTTGCCGTTCTGTGCCGCCAACTCCAGCTGGCGGATGAACGCCTGCTCCTGCTGCGGGCGGGGAGAAAAGTCGCGATTGAAATCCAGTCCGGCCTCACCGACTGCGCGGATGCGTGGATCGGCCAGCATGGCTGCCAATTCAGACCAGAACGACGGGGTTGCCTCACGGGCGTGATGGGGGTGCAGCCCGGCAGTGGCAAACAGCTGGGGGTGAGCGTGTGCCAGAGCCAGCGCAGCGGCATTGCTGTCGGCGTCGGTGCCAGTGACTAACTGCCAGCGCACACCGGCATCACGGGCGCGGGCTAAGACAGCGTCCAAGTCGGCGGCGAAACGGGAATCGGTCAGGTTGACGCCAATATCGGCCAGCACGGAACAGTCACCTTGCAACGGGAACGGGCCGGCAGTGTACACGGCCGCTCCCGCAACGGTTAACCGGCGTCGCGGATCAGTCCCACGAAAATACCTTCGATCACCAGCCGATCGGCTTCCACTTCAATGGGCTCATAAGCGTCGTTGGCGGGTAGCAAAGTGGCACCGCGATTGTTCAGCCGCAGCGTTTTCACCGTGACATCATCGTCGAGCCGGGCCACCACAATCTGGCCAGAGCGCGCCACGCTGCTCTTGCGCACGGCAATCAGGTCGCCGTCGAAAATGCCGGCATCCTTCATGCTGTCGCCTTGCACCCGCAGCAGGTAAGTGGGGCGTTGGCGGAACATGCCGGCCGGCACCGGAACCGACCGCTCCACGTTCTCCACCGCTTCGATTGGTACCCCGGCGGCGACTCGGCCGATCACCGGCAGTTCGTCGTCGGCCGCAGCGTTGTCCTGCTGCAGCAATTGGATACCACGCGAGCGATCGTTATAGAGGCGGATGCAGCCCTTGCGCTCCAGCGCGCGCAAGTGGTCTGAGGCGGCATTCTTGGATTGGAAGCCCATCAATTCGGCCAATTCAGCGCGCGTTGGCGCCATGCCGGTGCGGGCTTTGAACTGGCGAATGCAATCGAGTACCTGTTGTTGCCGGGCTGTCAGTTTCTCGCTCATGGCTCTGTCCTCATTGACTGACGCGATGCTAGCACAGGCACTGTCGATATGAACAGTGTTGTTTGGTCAGTTCGAGGCCTTGCCTGTGGTCGGCTGCAGGTTGGCGTTGGTCGGGTCATCGGTGTGCGGATGACTGCGCTGGATCAACATCCGCGGCGATAGTGGCTTGAGATCGCCGCAGCGGCATTGCAGCATGCCGCCATTCGTTCGGCGTGGGGGCGCCGGACTCCTTGCACGTCAGGCCAAGGCGGACGGCCGCACTCTATTTTAATCGGGGATCTACAGCATGCATCAGGCCGACGCTAAAGCGTTTTCGGCGGAGCGTATCCGCCAACTGGTTTCCGGCATTCCATTTTTCAACGAGGTCAGGCACCGCGACTTGGCGCAATTTGAAGCGCTGTTGGGGCAATGTGAGCTGTGGGTGGCGGGGCCGGGGGACACCGTGATTCAGCGCGGGCAGGATGAGCCGTTTTTGTACTTCTTGCTGCGTGGACAGCTGGTGGTGACCGGGCATAGCGGCGTGACCGCTGAAGTACTCAACTATATTTCACCCGGTGAGGTGTTCGGGGCGCTGGCGATGCTGCGCGGGACGCCGCGCAGTGCCACGGTACGGGTGGACGACAGCACCCGCGAAGCGGTGCTAGCGCGGCTCGACTACGCGCCATTCCAAGACCTACAGCAGCGTGGGCGCTTCGATCTGCAAACTCGGCTGGCGTTCTACAGCATGCTGGTCCACAACATCCGCTGGACGCTGGAGGTGTATCGCATGAGCGATCCACAGCATGAAGTGGCGGCGGCGATGCGTAAACTGCCGCTGTACAGCGGCCCGCGCGGTACCGAGCAGGAGCTATTGGCGCTGCATGAGCAGGCTCATGCACTGGCCGACCTGCTGTGCCAGTGGCACCAGGTGCCGCTGCGCGCGACACCCCAGCACCTCTGAATCAGTTACGGCATTTCTGGATTTTCACCGCCAGCACGTCGCAGCGCGCGCCGGGCACCACGCCTCGGGCTGTGGAGCCGAGCAGAATGGCGAGGCCGGTGCGGGTGTGGCTGCCGACCACGATCAGGTCGACGTCCAACGCCTCGGCTTTTTCCTGAATGGTTTTCTCGATCGAGCCCATCTCGACATACACCCGCTCGGCAGGGATGCCGTAGGTGTCCGCATAGCGGCGCACGCTGGTGCGTGCTTGATCCATGATGCCGGTCTGTAGCTCGGTGACATCAATCGGAATGTCGGCGCCGTAGGCCAGTGCCAGCGGCTCGATCACATGCAGCAGGTGCAGGCGGCCGCTGGTACCACAGCACACCGAGCGGGCGCGTTCCAGAATCTGCTGGGACTCTTCGCTGCCGTCGATGGCGACCAGCACGTCCTTGTATTCGTTGCTCATGACTGGGCTCCCTTGGATGGATTCGGGGCTCTATGAT is a window of Alcanivorax sp. REN37 DNA encoding:
- a CDS encoding WD40/YVTN/BNR-like repeat-containing protein, giving the protein MTIRILTITLGLGLAGSVLAEGTVPTSVLRHTTLTDLARAGDRVVAVGDRGTVLFSDDDGLQWQRATTPTGVLLTAVCFANDRQGWAVGHDATILATSDGGRSWQLQHQDVGDVIEEVSDDDLDDEDWDDEDWDENSPAEAAAGAPLLDVQCLSARSATAVGAYGLRLETADGGLHWQPSSETLPDAEGWHLYQHVLQAGGPDYLVGEKGSLYRRDGVGHWEPLESPYDGTFFGGLASRHHGLLVFGLQGNLWRSVDSGISWQRVALPIRSGINSGLLLERGRVALVGNAGVLLESRDEGRSFTLRHLPGRPNLSAVLARRDGGYLVAGVGGIHIVAAQESQP
- a CDS encoding efflux RND transporter permease subunit; amino-acid sequence: MSQGFSQTLAQRLFAVRAPLLVVFTLLTLLLGWQAIGIKVNTDVRKMVPLAHPYIQNFLAHREDVSLGNDIRVIVAEVEQDDIFNDTYLQALSEITDDIFSLQGVDPSRISSLWTPNVRWAEVTEDGFEGGEIVPPDYDGSPQSLEDLRTNVLRSRYVGSLVADDFRSTIIHAHLMDVLAADSDVDIPTLSRALDEIRERYQAQYPSVRVHIVGAAKMAGDVMSAAADVARLFFVTLLVTAILLLIDTRSLRASLVVVLCSFVAVFWQLGLVRLLGFTIDPYSMLVPFLVFAIAVSHGVQMINQMIHRSSDGLAPLAAARGTFAALAVPGIVALVSDGLGLLTLYVIDIGVIRELAIATSVGVGVIILTNLVIVPLVLSYVGVGQRAVQRAQKRRNSAHGLASFFARFTRTPWALASILVAGLLYAGGLYVARDAQIGDLEKGAPELWADPCDSQDCPRGYVPERRYQYNHDVNQLVNHYSVSADVLVVIGVTPPEQCNSYRAMQRVDDLAAHLLQLPGVQDVTTIASTAKLISANTNEGNLKWATIARDQLALNNAMMFMPDALYNMDCSVTPLYVFLDDHRAGTLQSVTAAVAGYAAQHNDPQVIEFKLASGNAGVEAATNETIAASQYPMLLLVYGVVILFCLIGFRDWRAVVCVIVPLGLTSVLCQALMVWLNIGVKVATLPVVALGVGIGVDYGIYIYSRLAGFLREGQPLEEAYRNTLQTTGKAVAFTGIALAVGVVFWSFSSIKFQADMGILLTFMFLLNMIGALWLLPALARFLLKRQPG
- a CDS encoding quinone-dependent dihydroorotate dehydrogenase, which produces MLYRVARPLLFALPEETVHDLTLTLLRQGGGRLLAPAVADKPVQVMGLRFPNPVGLAAGLDKNGDCIDGLAALGFGFIEVGTVTPRAQAGNPKPRLFRLPEAQALINRMGFNNKGVDYLLAAVRRRRFDGVLGINIGKNASTPVEQAVDDYLYCLERVHAEASYVVVNVSSPNTAGLRALQHGDALERLLETLRARQTELDQRSGRRVPLVIKIAPDNDADTLGAMAEAFVRHGMDGVIVSNTTIERPQVGHLARGKEQGGLSGAPLKPLADQALSTVVSALNGALPVIGVGGIQSGTDAADKQQRGAALVQLYSGLIYQGPALIKDAVDGWR
- the rmf gene encoding ribosome modulation factor, whose product is MKRQKRDRVSRAFSRGYHAGLSGKSQDLCPFDALDHRASWINGWREGRTDHLHGYRGIASIQHLKV
- the rlmKL gene encoding bifunctional 23S rRNA (guanine(2069)-N(7))-methyltransferase RlmK/23S rRNA (guanine(2445)-N(2))-methyltransferase RlmL translates to MSFIVTCMPGLASLLAQELMRLGVPSTPEGLAAVRLDAAESDQQMRDALTVCLWSRLAERVLYPLAIHEGAPDEAPELLAAAIDWPQQLGVGGQVHLKVDHERGLRGDTRVTRNRFLRCLPPNARSCEHSQGSLCLHLALGAERSEIRVDLSGEPLQRRGYRLDGGAAPLRETLAAAVLEAAEWPARVQAEEPARLVDPFCGSGTLLLEAAALALNIAPGLGRTEFGLLHWAPVPQAEWQTLRQQAQDARRSAPAGLSLKGFDADASALAAAHANAARAGLGALIHFERRELGALRRRDFIARDAVGTGLVVTNPPWGERLEEQERAGWLCQALGQVMLRCVPDWTALVIASKAEMLDRSGMEADAHWKVRNGPLTVYLRRMRPVRRPLPAPLQVIGELAFEPPEQAVALVNRLRKNSRQLRKWLDQSGVQAYRLYDRDLPEFNFSIDIYGDKVLLQEYAPPKSVDEAAAAQRRTWAVTAVRAALGAHREQVFLRTRAQQRGRGQYQKLDQANDYEVVQEGNVRLLVNLRDYLDSGLFLDHRPMRLRLGEEAAGARFLNLFGYTGAATLHAAAGGARSTVTVDASRKYLDWAGCNLALNGFGSVQHQLVRADVRQWVAENHHEFDLIFCDPPTFSNNKSRDDFVVQRDHAELIRNLMKHLAPGGALYFSCNFRRFEMDAEISRWYQVEDISRWSIPPDFQRNERIHYCFRISHGD
- a CDS encoding glutaredoxin family protein, with translation MEIELLTTLGCHLCERAEQLVLQAWPQATLVRIDIAEDDALIADYGERIPVLRYQGHELAWPFGLLDVRERLVQR
- a CDS encoding TatD family hydrolase, whose amino-acid sequence is MYTAGPFPLQGDCSVLADIGVNLTDSRFAADLDAVLARARDAGVRWQLVTGTDADSNAAALALAHAHPQLFATAGLHPHHAREATPSFWSELAAMLADPRIRAVGEAGLDFNRDFSPRPQQEQAFIRQLELAAQNGKPVFLHERDAHERFLPILRDFRDHLSGAVVHCFTGSREALFAYLDLDCHIGITGWICDERRGQALQQIVHNIPDARLLVETDAPYLLPRTLTDKPPQRGRNEPALLPWVVAEVARHRHQSSAQVAACSYANSVALFGIDESALNQALAHIQ
- the lexA gene encoding transcriptional repressor LexA, with the protein product MSEKLTARQQQVLDCIRQFKARTGMAPTRAELAELMGFQSKNAASDHLRALERKGCIRLYNDRSRGIQLLQQDNAAADDELPVIGRVAAGVPIEAVENVERSVPVPAGMFRQRPTYLLRVQGDSMKDAGIFDGDLIAVRKSSVARSGQIVVARLDDDVTVKTLRLNNRGATLLPANDAYEPIEVEADRLVIEGIFVGLIRDAG
- a CDS encoding cyclic nucleotide-binding domain-containing protein, coding for MHQADAKAFSAERIRQLVSGIPFFNEVRHRDLAQFEALLGQCELWVAGPGDTVIQRGQDEPFLYFLLRGQLVVTGHSGVTAEVLNYISPGEVFGALAMLRGTPRSATVRVDDSTREAVLARLDYAPFQDLQQRGRFDLQTRLAFYSMLVHNIRWTLEVYRMSDPQHEVAAAMRKLPLYSGPRGTEQELLALHEQAHALADLLCQWHQVPLRATPQHL
- a CDS encoding universal stress protein, whose protein sequence is MSNEYKDVLVAIDGSEESQQILERARSVCCGTSGRLHLLHVIEPLALAYGADIPIDVTELQTGIMDQARTSVRRYADTYGIPAERVYVEMGSIEKTIQEKAEALDVDLIVVGSHTRTGLAILLGSTARGVVPGARCDVLAVKIQKCRN